A region of the Ranitomeya imitator isolate aRanImi1 chromosome 5, aRanImi1.pri, whole genome shotgun sequence genome:
TCTCTAAAAATTCTGCAGCAATGCCCTTCTGTCCTCTATATCAAAAAGACCCCACAAATGATATTTAGAGGGGGCTTTTTCCATATAATGGGGTGATGCCTTTCGTTTCACCTTCCTAGCAGTATTAGTAACGGGGCCACACATTTAGGCACTGCTTTGTGCATTGAGCACTTTATCAAATCAAGGAAAGTTCAGTTATATATAGAAATCCCGGATTAACTCCAATtggctggagagaaaaaaaaactctACAATCTACGCTGCTAACCCGCAAAGAAGCTTAAAGGCCGTGGTATTTGTCTAGTACTAGGAGAGATGTAATACACACAGGCCACCATCTTATGCACAGGAAGGGGAATATCATGGGTTGGACCAGACAGATGCAAAAGCACTTTATAGACAAGTCctcattataataataaataataccgaAATACTGCGTACATGCACAATGTTACCAGGGGCAACCAAGCAATAGTACCCCGTGAGTCCCCCCTTTAGAAAGTATTAGTATCCCCTTGTAAAGTAATAATACTATCCTTGTGCCCCCAACCCAcccaaaattaagtttaaactcaaCTAATCTGAATGACCAACTCTACTATGTATGGAGTGAGCAGGCACAGGTGGTGCAACACAGTGACACGGATGTCCTGGCATAGGTAGACCTTTAGGATGGAGTGTGGTGGGATCTATGGTTCCCTACTCTATCGACATCATGTTGACGTCAATACAGTTCAAAATGGCACTTGCCCCGATAGGCACGTGCACTGCCCCAGATCTTCGATGCAAGCAATGCCACtgccattttctttttcttttttaattttgccCCCTAAGAATTTTGCATGTAGGTTAATAGCACCAGTGACCCACCCCACCCCCACACACAAACTCACATACGCTAAATGACTGGCCACacagtacacataaataatactacTACAGTGTACCAAATAAATAATAGTATTTATATTGCAAAATCAATAAAATTATTGTCACTGCCAACCACCCTTCACCCACCTGTATTCACAGAGGTCACGCAGCCATGAAAAGAAGATCTCCTCAGCTTTAGTCTGTTCAAAACTAAGCATTGACTCAAAGCAATGGTGTTTTCTTGATCCTCTTGAGTATATAGCGTACATGGTTGGGAAGATCACTTGGCTAAGATTGAGTGTAGTGTCTGCTGGTATCAATGGGTTTGGGTTTCGCCTGCTGATGCAAAGGCAGGCACAATATTGCACACTGGGAGCAGGGGCATAGAtataaatcatggggccccatcacAAAAGTTCCAATTGGGCCCccctccagcaaaaaaaaaaaaaaataggcagtgTGACAGAATAGCATATCTCATaactttgcagcctttacagagtaattttcctcctactgaagTCCTAAATTCCCctttcattgcacccataaagtatgatgccaacaaaagtgccacaCAAACACTGTATGATACCCCCAGAGTGAATGTATGCTAATCCCTACTGTACCCCACATCAGCAAAGTatagtgaccccaacacagtatgatccacCAGCTGTGACCTCCACACAGCCCTACAAACAGTatcatggcccccacatagccctgcacacagtattatGGACCGCGCACAAACATTCACACTATATAATTgcttgcatatagtataatggccctcacatagccTTCCACAAAGTGTAAAAGCTTCCACATAGCCCTTGAACTATTATAATGGTCTCAaagtagccctccaaatattataatggccccacataacccGCCAAATATTATAATaggtcccatagtcctccatatagtatactgcaccccataatccttcataaagtatactgcaccccatagtcctccatatagtataatgcactcctcatagtcctccatatagtaaaatgcactccccatagtcttccatatagtgtaatgcactccccatagtccttcatatactataatgcactccccatagtccttcatatactataatgcactccctatgatcctccatagtccatacagtataatgtacaacccatagtcctctatacagtataatacactccccatatttctccatagtccatacagtatgatgcactccccatagtcctctatacagtataatgccaccatagtcctccatacagcatgacGGAATCCCCATAGTTCGCCATACAGTATTCTGTCCcccactatatacatatatatattttttcttttagatAACAATACTCATCACTCCTCTTCATTCCCCCACTGCTCCAGTCTCGGCAGTGAACGTTATAAAGGTCCGCATGTCTCAGTACAGCGGGCACCATGTAATGACATCATCAAGCCCGCTGAGATGTCAGACGCTGTGGAAGAATTATGGATGAGGGAGCGTCAGATGATGTTCCCTCTTTCATCATTACTTTCAATTATATCAGCATCTAAGATGCCGATAAAGTTGAACTTGTGATGCAGGGTAGGGAGCCCGGTGCCAGGCCCCATAGCAGCCGCGTGGCTTGCTGCCATTGGCAATACGCCACTGAGTGGGAGGAAGCTTTAGGGTGTACGCCGGGTGGCTTATATAGTAATTTGGTTAGTTAATTCCCAAACCCCAGGATGGATGCCTTGGGCCAAGGAGTTTGAGAGCTCGAGGTTCAGAAGTTCCACAGATGTAGTGACCCTGGGGTTCACCTTAACTCACTGGGTGTGGGACCCCATTTGAGGTTTAGGCACATTTGCACAGCacttctattttttttacttttaagcagACACCCTTTATCCAGGCCTTTTGGCTTGGAAGATGAAACTTCCCATTTGGAAGGTCCAATCATTATTAAACTGTGAAACCTCCactttttattttcattgtttCACCACCCTTTTTCTTGTCACAAAGACTTTTCAGGGTGTTCTCCTATGGTTCCTTTCCTGATCAATCTATGGTGGGAAGTGTGTGCCCATCTGCTTCTCCCTGTAAACCCCCCGGCCATCCTTCTCTGGGAGGAAAGCTGATGTAGGCCACCTTCACACGACTGAGTTTCTAGTTCCACTGTTGTGGCAGCTAAGGTGGATGCTGGGAGCACGTCCATCTGACACTAAGCTTTGGCTCGTCCATTGACCACATCctccttctttcctttttttgtgCCATTACTTACTTTTTTAAGTGCATTCAGGTGGAGAGTACAATCTcaaactctttaaaaaaaaaaaaaaagtatgttctgCAATGGCCAGAGAGCTCATAATAATGATATTGAGTCTTCATTTTAAAATGAATGCATTATGTAAAAATATAGGATGAATAATAAATGCTGCCATACAATACAGATAAATTATGCTGCCATGCTATATAAAATAAATAACGGTGCTATAGAGTGGAAAAAAAACCATTGTCACTTTTAAACACTACCAAGTCCCCTCCAAACAGAGCTGCATGGCACTGTCCTCAGAGAGTCGCATATACCCAGTATTCTCAGTATTTTTAAGTCAACAATGATCCTCCCAAATACGTTGTAAGTCAATTGCAGCAGAGCTGATCATAATGATCATGGTGATTATGAGCCCTCAATTTAAAAATGTATAATTAATGTCACATTACAGCATACATATGTTATGTTGCCATAAACTACACATAAATAATGCTGCTATACTGTAGAAAAAAATAATGGTGCTATACAGTGCCAAAAAAATGTAAACCTTATATAGTGGCAGCAGGATTTCCTGAATTGAATTAACCACAGGCTGTAGAAGTGCACAATATATGCATTAATCTGCCTCCTctttaggccacggtcacacgttcagtatttaatcagtattttacatcagtatttgtaaaagaaaaccaggagtggaacaatcagagaaaaagtataatagaaacatatgcaccacttctgcatttatcacccactcctggttttggctacaaatactgaggtaaaatactgatcaaatactgaacgtgtgaacgcggCCGTAAGCACATTACAGCACCTGTTATTAGAATTTCTAACACTGTATATTTATTTCTTCATTCTAGTTTGAACATCTGGTGAAGGATGGCATTGACGTCCTGGTTCAGGTGGAATGAGCCTAACCTGAGACTTACCCAAAGAAATCCTGCCGATATGGTGGTCGAGAcgttaatgatggagctgagctggcaAATGAAACAGGCCGAAAAACAGCAGCGAGAGAGGGAAAATGAATACAGAAAGATTAAGACTGGTGTGGACTACAGCTGGCTGGTCAACTACCCGAAGCACAGCTACGACATCAGCCCGGTAGAGAGGCTACAGCTGGAGGAGTCCTGTAGCACCATCCACCCGTCCTACTGTGGACCCGTTATCCTCAGGTAAAGACCCTTAGCACATGGGAGAAACGAATTGTTGTTTAGGCTCTGGATACACTTGCATCGTGGTTTCCATTCACAATGTCCGCCATCAAGCTGTAACAACAGACCTCATTGGCTCCTAAAGGAAAACAACAAAAAATCAtcttaaaaatataatttatttgaTATACAGTAagaaaataataatatttataaaatatctactatataattgtctaagggtcacttccgtctttctgtccggctcggatattcattggtcgcggcctctgtctgtcatggaatccaaatcgctgattggtcttgcctaaGATTGAGTGTAGTGTCTGCTGGTATCAATGGGTTTGGGTTTCGCCTGCTGATGCAAAGGCAGGCACAATATTGCACACTGGGAGCAGGGGAATAGAtataaatcatggggccccatcacAGAAGTTCCAATT
Encoded here:
- the RD3 gene encoding protein RD3 — its product is MALTSWFRWNEPNLRLTQRNPADMVVETLMMELSWQMKQAEKQQRERENEYRKIKTGVDYSWLVNYPKHSYDISPVERLQLEESCSTIHPSYCGPVILRFRQMVSEYEPEVHEVPRLFRAVLQEASEKMKEEEDVKKLARQWNTKRAMSLSLTTFKSRARIYPFLSDIKTISEDVEREVEPTRRVWSMPEFRTTKED